Proteins found in one Desulfofalx alkaliphila DSM 12257 genomic segment:
- a CDS encoding integrase core domain-containing protein, producing the protein SDQGSQFTSKEFVRSCEALFIQQSMSRTGCPYDNAPIERYFNTLKHELIYLFEYRTERELDAAVAEFAYAWYNRVRPHTFNGGLTPAAARVA; encoded by the coding sequence ACAGCGATCAGGGTAGCCAATTTACTTCGAAGGAATTTGTTCGCTCATGCGAAGCCCTGTTCATCCAGCAAAGCATGAGCCGAACAGGCTGTCCCTATGACAATGCACCGATCGAGCGCTACTTTAACACCTTGAAACATGAGCTGATCTATCTTTTCGAGTATAGAACTGAACGTGAATTGGATGCTGCAGTAGCGGAATTTGCCTACGCTTGGTATAACCGAGTACGGCCTCACACGTTCAATGGTGGTCTAACACCGGCTGCTGCCAGAGTGGCTTGA
- the cas6 gene encoding CRISPR-associated endoribonuclease Cas6: MHIYVTFKPTAPPLVLPIHYNHIVQSAIYSNLLPENASFFHNEGYMGGGRRYKLFAFSRLVGNCRFNKQKGEVSFSEEMKLVISSPSKVFCHSIVNGLISANTIRLGRTTVKVESIYIEDNRIVDSKLVLKTLSPIVTYSTLVKPDGRKYTVYFQPGEPEFNKQLTNNLIKKYEANYNEKAPAEDLNIKVLGSPKLHVMKYKDFIIKGYSCRLKLFGHQELLNIALAAGLGSKNSQGYGCMALCQ, from the coding sequence ATGCATATTTATGTAACTTTTAAACCAACGGCACCCCCCCTCGTTTTGCCTATACATTACAACCATATAGTTCAATCGGCCATTTACTCTAATTTACTACCGGAAAATGCTTCTTTCTTTCACAATGAAGGTTATATGGGTGGTGGTCGAAGGTATAAATTATTTGCGTTTTCAAGGCTTGTTGGTAATTGCCGGTTTAATAAGCAGAAGGGCGAAGTTTCATTTTCCGAGGAGATGAAATTGGTAATCTCCTCACCTTCAAAAGTTTTTTGTCATTCTATAGTTAACGGCTTGATTAGTGCAAATACTATTCGTCTTGGTAGAACAACTGTCAAAGTGGAAAGCATCTATATAGAAGACAATCGAATAGTAGACAGCAAACTAGTATTAAAAACACTCTCTCCTATAGTAACTTATAGCACGCTAGTGAAGCCTGACGGTAGAAAGTACACGGTATATTTTCAACCCGGGGAACCAGAGTTTAACAAACAACTGACTAATAACTTAATAAAAAAGTACGAAGCAAATTACAATGAAAAAGCACCTGCTGAAGACTTAAATATTAAAGTGCTGGGTTCGCCTAAATTACATGTAATGAAATACAAAGACTTTATTATTAAGGGTTATAGTTGTCGTTTAAAGTTGTTCGGTCACCAAGAATTATTAAATATAGCCTTGGCGGCAGGTTTAGGCTCTAAAAACAGTCAGGGTTATGGCTGTATGGCGTTATGTCAATAA
- a CDS encoding mechanosensitive ion channel family protein has protein sequence MQKLLDMYHYSLGYLEGMLNTLPPVAQDFVIATLIFLFFMLLRKLFTSYVFKLVLKLFKRTNIDTDQKALLAFEGPMRAFFIVLGIYAALVYLPLEEGQQLLATRLFRTAIIILITWGLYNLQDVHSILFKKFQDKVNVEVDKILYTFISRALRIITILIAFTIIAQEWDYDINGLIAGLGLGGLAFALAAQNTLSNIFGGVVIIVDKPFSIGDWIKTPNVEGTVEDINFRSTKIRTFADAITTVPNSTLAHEPITNWSRMGKRRITFNLEVSFTTPRDKLKRCVTQIREMLEKHPDIHKETIFVRFDNYGKSNLEIFLYFFTVTTDWEEFLSVKEDVNFKIMQILENEDVSVELPRSRSVSFGSKQQVEN, from the coding sequence ATGCAAAAACTGCTTGACATGTATCACTACAGTTTGGGTTATCTTGAAGGCATGCTAAATACGCTGCCGCCCGTTGCCCAAGATTTTGTAATAGCCACTTTAATATTTTTGTTTTTTATGCTACTGCGAAAACTGTTTACAAGCTATGTTTTTAAATTAGTATTAAAACTATTTAAAAGAACTAATATAGATACAGACCAAAAGGCACTGCTTGCCTTTGAAGGCCCCATGAGAGCCTTTTTTATAGTGCTAGGCATTTATGCTGCCCTGGTATATTTGCCTTTGGAAGAAGGTCAGCAGCTGCTTGCCACCAGGTTATTCCGCACCGCAATAATAATTCTAATTACCTGGGGTTTATACAACCTGCAAGACGTTCATTCAATATTGTTTAAGAAATTTCAGGATAAGGTTAATGTGGAAGTAGATAAAATCCTCTACACCTTTATTTCCAGGGCACTGCGTATAATCACTATACTTATCGCCTTTACCATCATTGCCCAGGAATGGGACTATGATATAAACGGTTTAATTGCCGGCCTCGGCTTAGGTGGTTTAGCCTTTGCACTGGCAGCCCAAAACACCCTGTCTAACATTTTCGGCGGTGTGGTTATTATAGTTGATAAACCTTTTTCCATTGGGGATTGGATTAAAACCCCCAACGTTGAGGGCACTGTCGAAGACATTAATTTTAGAAGCACAAAAATAAGAACATTTGCCGATGCAATAACCACTGTGCCCAATTCCACCCTTGCCCATGAACCCATAACAAACTGGTCAAGAATGGGTAAGCGCAGAATTACCTTTAATTTGGAAGTTTCCTTTACAACGCCTAGGGATAAATTAAAGAGATGTGTAACCCAAATTAGGGAGATGCTTGAAAAACACCCGGATATCCACAAAGAAACCATCTTTGTAAGGTTTGATAATTACGGCAAATCCAATCTGGAAATCTTTCTGTATTTCTTTACAGTTACAACAGATTGGGAAGAGTTTTTAAGTGTTAAAGAAGATGTAAACTTCAAGATAATGCAGATACTGGAAAATGAAGATGTGTCGGTGGAACTTCCCAGAAGTAGAAGCGTTAGTTTTGGAAGCAAACAGCAGGTGGAAAATTAG
- a CDS encoding PAS domain-containing sensor histidine kinase — translation MSARFCFKRKLKLDTYKHSKKLKDLLPLLLDHIPNCIMLTDLKGRVIYVNKSTEINSGYTYDELIGKEPGILNGEEKADEIQREIISHMKQLKKWSGDILQRKKDGSKYLAEFEVFPIWGRDGRPLAWGSIQRDISKRKSAEEQLRFSEKRFSTIFNLSPVSMTILRYEDLRCIDVNDSFVDTTGYSRDEVIGKTPLDINIYFDPNDLLKMKKILAEQGFIRNHEVWFVRKNGEPFVTLLSVDVVTLWGERLLLTAAKDITELKKYEEEMAHLGRMEVIGQMAAGIGHEVRNPMTTVRGLIQILKEKQDCSNYKDYFDIMIDELDRANSIITEFLSIARTKHINKSKGNLNHTLDSIYPLIEATAMNKNINVIINKGDIPDLMINEKEIKQLVLNIFSNGLDAMPNGGNLFISTYTNNDRVILAIKDEGYGIDSEVLKKLGTPFVTNKEQGTGLGLAICYGIAARHNAVIEVDTSPNGTTFYVKFSNKSS, via the coding sequence ATGTCTGCCAGGTTTTGTTTTAAAAGAAAATTAAAGCTTGATACATATAAACATTCTAAAAAGTTAAAAGACCTACTTCCCCTACTGCTTGATCACATTCCCAATTGTATTATGCTCACAGACCTGAAGGGGCGTGTAATATATGTTAACAAATCCACTGAGATAAATAGCGGCTATACATATGATGAACTTATTGGAAAAGAACCTGGTATTCTTAATGGGGAAGAGAAGGCAGATGAAATTCAAAGGGAAATTATCAGCCATATGAAACAATTAAAGAAGTGGTCGGGAGATATACTACAAAGGAAGAAGGATGGTTCGAAGTATTTAGCTGAATTTGAAGTCTTTCCCATATGGGGGAGAGATGGCAGACCCCTTGCTTGGGGAAGTATACAACGTGATATAAGTAAAAGAAAAAGTGCTGAAGAACAATTGCGGTTTTCCGAGAAACGTTTTTCCACAATCTTTAATCTTAGCCCGGTTTCCATGACAATACTAAGATATGAAGACTTGCGGTGTATTGATGTTAATGACAGTTTTGTTGATACCACCGGCTACTCCCGTGATGAGGTAATAGGCAAAACTCCTCTGGATATTAATATATATTTTGACCCCAATGACCTATTGAAAATGAAGAAAATATTAGCTGAACAAGGTTTCATTAGAAACCATGAGGTATGGTTTGTGCGCAAAAACGGTGAACCTTTTGTGACCCTTTTGTCCGTAGATGTCGTAACATTATGGGGTGAGCGCCTCTTATTAACAGCCGCTAAAGATATAACCGAGCTGAAAAAGTATGAGGAAGAAATGGCACACCTTGGGAGGATGGAAGTAATTGGCCAAATGGCTGCAGGCATAGGGCATGAGGTTAGAAATCCAATGACCACCGTAAGGGGCTTAATACAAATTCTGAAAGAAAAACAGGACTGCTCAAACTATAAGGATTACTTTGATATTATGATTGATGAACTGGATAGGGCAAACTCTATTATTACAGAGTTTTTATCAATAGCAAGAACAAAACATATAAACAAGTCCAAGGGAAATCTAAATCATACACTGGATTCGATTTACCCTCTTATTGAAGCCACTGCCATGAATAAAAATATAAATGTAATCATAAACAAAGGTGATATACCGGATTTAATGATAAATGAAAAAGAAATAAAACAATTGGTGCTGAATATTTTCTCCAACGGCCTTGATGCAATGCCTAATGGAGGAAATTTATTTATTAGTACCTATACCAATAATGATCGTGTTATACTTGCTATTAAAGACGAGGGATATGGCATTGATTCAGAGGTGCTGAAAAAACTGGGAACCCCATTTGTTACAAACAAGGAACAGGGTACAGGATTAGGTTTAGCCATTTGTTATGGAATTGCTGCCCGTCATAATGCCGTTATAGAAGTAGACACAAGCCCTAATGGCACAACCTTTTATGTTAAATTTTCAAATAAAAGTTCATAA
- a CDS encoding acetamidase/formamidase family protein produces MKITSDQVIFRFEPELKPVAHADSGDIIIFETKDCFGNQVNCSTKSVDSLDWQNINPATGPVYINDAQPGDSLKVSILSIELADQGVMAAMPGLGVLGDTVEKAEFKIIPVKENLAYFNDIPLEVKPMVGVIGVATKEDVVTCDTPGPHGGNLDTTLVCPGNEIIFPVSAPGALLAMGDVHARMGEGEVWVTGIEIAANVTVKVEVLKNIPVQEPVIINNEIVAFLSSALTLDEAVKKATSYAVNCLVELGLPYNEAGMLLSAAADLQISQVVDPLKTARIVVPRWILTKYGLKIN; encoded by the coding sequence GTGAAAATAACATCGGATCAAGTAATTTTTCGTTTTGAACCGGAGCTAAAACCGGTAGCTCATGCTGACAGCGGTGATATAATCATCTTTGAAACCAAGGACTGTTTTGGGAATCAGGTAAATTGCAGCACCAAGTCGGTGGACAGCCTTGACTGGCAGAATATAAATCCGGCTACCGGGCCGGTATACATTAATGATGCACAACCGGGGGATAGCCTCAAGGTCAGCATCTTATCCATTGAGCTTGCTGACCAGGGAGTAATGGCGGCAATGCCTGGCCTTGGTGTGCTGGGTGATACAGTAGAGAAGGCAGAATTTAAAATTATACCTGTTAAAGAAAACCTGGCATATTTTAATGATATTCCCTTGGAAGTAAAGCCCATGGTGGGGGTAATTGGTGTTGCCACCAAAGAAGATGTTGTAACCTGCGATACCCCCGGGCCCCATGGCGGTAATTTGGACACCACCCTTGTGTGTCCCGGCAATGAAATTATTTTTCCGGTAAGTGCACCGGGGGCACTGCTGGCCATGGGTGATGTTCATGCCCGTATGGGTGAAGGTGAAGTCTGGGTTACCGGCATTGAGATTGCAGCCAATGTTACTGTGAAGGTAGAAGTGTTAAAGAACATCCCGGTCCAAGAGCCGGTTATTATCAATAATGAAATAGTGGCCTTTTTGAGTTCTGCCCTAACACTGGATGAAGCGGTGAAAAAAGCCACTTCATATGCTGTTAACTGCCTTGTGGAGCTTGGCTTACCTTACAATGAGGCAGGGATGCTGTTAAGCGCCGCGGCAGACTTGCAAATATCTCAGGTGGTAGACCCGCTTAAAACGGCTAGAATTGTAGTGCCTAGGTGGATATTAACCAAATATGGCTTAAAAATAAATTAA
- a CDS encoding DUF4180 domain-containing protein, which yields MKINIVKENNIEIAVVNSNEILITDVQSALDFMATINYKTGCNRMILNKSAICEDFFDLSTRLAGEILQKFVNYNAKIAIIGDFSIYKSKSLRDFIYESNKGKDIFFLQDEKEAIEKLSKV from the coding sequence ATGAAGATAAATATTGTAAAAGAGAATAATATTGAAATCGCTGTTGTAAATAGTAATGAGATACTAATAACAGATGTTCAGTCAGCATTGGATTTTATGGCAACAATAAACTATAAAACAGGTTGTAATCGTATGATTTTGAATAAATCAGCAATATGTGAGGACTTTTTTGACTTAAGTACGAGGCTTGCCGGGGAGATATTGCAAAAATTTGTTAATTATAATGCGAAAATAGCTATCATAGGAGATTTCTCAATATATAAAAGTAAGAGTTTAAGAGATTTTATATATGAGAGCAATAAAGGAAAAGATATTTTTTTCTTGCAAGATGAAAAAGAGGCCATTGAAAAGCTAAGTAAGGTTTAG
- a CDS encoding stalk domain-containing protein: protein MKKRFIIWLCLGFLVALLYVGLAEAKGIQIVIDGNRVTIPHEDQQAIIRDDRVFVPLRVIAENLGAEVEWFSETKQVVISTLAKNIKPVPRNNYQNAVEIVINERVIEPPAGYGNPFITDKGRVLVPLRLIGENLECQVEWIEDSRTVEIFHKNKDFYPVPGPSPSPDPNADPEVANLINELASYQTNIRLSDMSFINSKELLTKDINSFSAAEINHLKQLLNLLKRYDKNIQLPNGQVIASADLTIKGAPLVTAEQLNDWLRKETPRIRAKMQEMGREFIPIPDYLAELYIEIGKEYGIRGDLAFCQAVKETHYFQFTGDVKPYQNNFCGLWATGSPCSGAEPLNGVDPSKAWFEKGVHGLVFASPEIGVEAHIQHLYAYSTPKDIPLPANKELCNPRYVLVNRGSATTWQGLNARWAVPGTTYGQSIIQDYWMNSYR, encoded by the coding sequence TTGAAGAAGCGTTTTATAATATGGTTGTGCTTGGGGTTTTTAGTGGCCCTTCTTTATGTGGGATTGGCAGAGGCAAAAGGTATTCAAATAGTCATTGACGGCAATAGGGTAACCATTCCCCACGAAGACCAGCAGGCCATTATCCGAGACGACAGAGTATTTGTTCCCTTAAGGGTTATTGCAGAAAATTTGGGTGCTGAGGTAGAATGGTTTTCTGAAACTAAACAGGTGGTAATTTCTACCCTGGCAAAAAATATTAAGCCTGTCCCTAGAAATAACTATCAAAATGCTGTTGAAATTGTAATTAACGAACGAGTAATTGAACCACCCGCAGGGTATGGCAATCCCTTTATAACAGACAAGGGTCGTGTTTTAGTTCCCCTAAGACTAATTGGAGAAAACCTGGAATGTCAGGTGGAATGGATAGAAGATTCCCGTACCGTAGAAATCTTTCATAAAAATAAGGACTTCTACCCTGTACCGGGCCCAAGCCCAAGCCCCGACCCCAATGCCGATCCTGAAGTGGCAAACTTAATAAATGAATTAGCCAGTTATCAAACTAACATCCGTTTGTCAGATATGTCTTTCATTAACTCCAAAGAATTACTGACTAAAGATATTAATAGCTTTAGTGCAGCGGAAATAAATCACCTTAAGCAACTACTTAATTTACTAAAAAGATACGATAAAAATATTCAGCTGCCCAATGGACAAGTTATAGCCAGTGCAGATTTAACCATTAAGGGTGCTCCTTTGGTTACAGCGGAACAGCTCAATGATTGGCTAAGAAAAGAAACTCCACGGATCCGGGCTAAAATGCAAGAAATGGGCAGGGAGTTTATTCCTATTCCCGATTATTTGGCAGAGCTGTATATAGAAATTGGTAAAGAGTACGGGATTAGGGGTGACTTGGCATTTTGTCAAGCGGTAAAGGAAACCCACTATTTCCAATTCACCGGTGACGTCAAGCCTTATCAAAATAATTTCTGTGGATTATGGGCCACCGGGTCACCATGTTCCGGAGCCGAACCGCTAAACGGTGTTGATCCGTCCAAGGCCTGGTTTGAGAAAGGGGTACATGGCTTGGTATTTGCCTCTCCGGAAATAGGGGTAGAGGCCCATATCCAGCATTTATATGCATATTCAACACCCAAGGATATTCCTCTTCCTGCCAATAAGGAACTGTGTAATCCTAGATATGTACTGGTTAACAGGGGATCTGCAACCACCTGGCAAGGTTTAAATGCCAGATGGGCAGTGCCGGGAACAACCTACGGTCAGAGCATAATTCAAGATTATTGGATGAACAGTTATAGGTAG
- a CDS encoding Crp/Fnr family transcriptional regulator: protein MDLIKQPGVVLCKFKKGDYIIRQGEEIQYLYYLEKGSCRRSTITEKGDEIVFGIKDSSKEFVQRVLGVLILYSDGVSVSNFIAEEDCRCYRIPKDTFTEYVQDKPDILNSLVSLAMYELRELKKSFQARQEGKVANRLCELLLNNAYHKNGKLIVNKKYSLTKISQFLGIHRVTVAKILKSLRDEGVITREKEGIVILDEKQLENYANAEKIIDYK from the coding sequence ATGGATCTAATCAAACAGCCGGGGGTTGTTCTTTGTAAATTCAAAAAAGGCGATTATATTATTAGACAGGGGGAAGAAATTCAGTACCTTTACTATTTAGAGAAAGGTAGTTGCCGCCGGTCAACCATCACAGAAAAAGGTGACGAGATTGTTTTTGGCATAAAGGATTCGTCTAAGGAGTTTGTTCAACGGGTGCTGGGGGTCTTGATTTTATACAGTGACGGTGTCAGTGTAAGCAATTTTATTGCAGAAGAAGATTGTAGGTGTTATAGAATTCCCAAGGATACTTTCACTGAATATGTGCAAGACAAACCGGATATTTTAAATAGCTTAGTCTCCCTTGCCATGTACGAACTGCGTGAATTGAAAAAATCCTTTCAAGCCAGGCAGGAAGGAAAGGTAGCTAACCGACTCTGTGAGCTTTTATTAAATAATGCTTATCATAAAAATGGAAAATTAATAGTAAATAAAAAATACAGCCTTACAAAAATAAGCCAGTTTTTAGGTATCCATAGAGTGACTGTGGCAAAGATATTAAAAAGCCTGAGAGACGAAGGCGTGATTACCAGAGAAAAGGAAGGCATTGTTATCCTGGACGAAAAACAATTAGAAAATTATGCCAATGCCGAAAAAATTATAGATTATAAGTAA